The Engystomops pustulosus chromosome 1, aEngPut4.maternal, whole genome shotgun sequence genome has a window encoding:
- the OTUD4 gene encoding OTU domain-containing protein 4 has translation MDGHREQGAAPDPASAEEAAMDTYLRAQGLYRKRIAKDGSCLFRAVAEQVLHSQARHLEIRQSCIKYLRENRTQFEAFIEGSFEEYLKRLENPQEWVGQVEISALSLMFNKDFIIYQDPNASPACVTDNGFSDQIKLCFSNGNHYDLIYPVASAENAAMCQSIIYELLYEKVFRSSVRKHVSKADSFGSKPEEEVFISEDSGSDEENEVSGKNKNFADMNGFKSHKDGKIPQKKSGSSFIPPSVLRSLNPSLYRNVEYEVWLKSEREQQKLDFSIAAGMQYSVGDKCQVRLESGGTFYNAHIQEVGTDNGPAVVFVEELGQKHNVQLKNLKPIPLNSSADGWNTVAGKKIKKSSAVATEKDYRGQKNYAKALKVQPLPSRPQQSSSNKQQGITSDQATPSENKGRSRTPPKVPGRKLEQSDESSYLKRETIHFGLTPEERREKQVIEESKSLYEMQNRDADAFPALSGPSADTSVPSPDVLPSKVPAVTFEKGTRRKSEAEDQKPKAAKVAQPPQVIEEKVSEEKTKPPATSDPVFLHDVPVLPSPAEQQTPTTVPSVPNVVSPWSGISEEMPASPVAGSEPILQPQVTSAEFSPLPVTIPAVTQPLLPMPQTLSAYQDPLYPGFPVNEKGERATAPPPYSLCKNGEDLPTDKSIIHFFYNLGIKAFTSPMCPPHFYLHPLHQAYFNSYRMYPNVHAYSPNHWVQEAAVNQSDVDPPIFAHQSVVRSDDPGEQPAGLHPPVVHSPHVQTQVIGEEMSPQPDSSEEKCHFQSLGTEFDKPMLPPPAFGHMGPVPIASPFFPHVWYGYPHQGFIENPMVRHNVFINSQDPSLSENISTGAVSESNVAQAAINQPQQFGGESVRPQLPAAAIVLPSGSNTTAVKEKPSSDRMEQQKLPAKLTDDQVAPLQGKKSIEKEVVSVPAVVAPIIPHPEGRPLRAREESSEDEREVSNMLSSGRSKHFYNQTYGGRRPRNDRYYPTNRGGYHYTRTDEGWRGHRGREDGSYRNMRGRQGRRRQYGDVYKPQHE, from the exons ATGGACGGGCACCGAGAGCAGGGCGCTGCCCCTGACCCCGCCAGTGCGGAGGAGGCGGCCATGGACACGTACCTGAGGGCTCAGGGGCTCTACAGGAAGAGGATAGCCAAGGACGGCTCGTGTCTGTTCCGGGCAGTGGCCGAGCAG GTTTTGCACTCTCAGGCAAGACATTTGGAAATCAGACAATCCTGTATAAAATATCTACGAGAAAATCGAACCCAGTTTGAAGCT TTTATTGAAGGCTCCTTTGAAGAGTATTTGAAACGCCTGGAAAATCCACAG GAATGGGTTGGTCAAGTTGAAATAAGTGCCCTTTCTTTAATGTTCAA CAAAGATTTTATAATCTATCAAGATCCCAATGCATCTCCTGCTTGTGTCACAGATAATGGCTTTTCTGATCAG ATAAAGCTTTGTTTTTCTAATGGAAATCACTATGACCTCATATACCCTGTGGCTTCTGCTGAAAATGCCGCTATGTGCCAAT ccatTATTTATGAGTTGCTGTATGAGAAGGTGTTTAGATCTAGTGTTAGAAAACATGTGTCAAAAGCAGATTCTTTTGGTTCCAAACCTGAAGAAGAGGTTTTTATCAGTGAAGATTCAGGATCTGATGAGGAAAATGAAGTTTCCGG GAAGAATAAGAATTTTGCTGATATGAATGGGTTTAAATCTCACAAGGATGGCAAG ATTCCCCAAAAGAAGTCTGGATCTTCTTTTATCCCCCCATCTGTTCTCCGGTCCCTTAATCCAAGCTTGTACAGAAATGTGGAGTATGAAGTTTGGCTGAAGTCAGAAAGAg AGCAGCAAAAGCTTGACTTCTCCATCGCTGCTGGAATGCAGTACTCTGTCGGAGACAAGTGTCAG GTCCGCTTGGAATCTGGGGGAACATTTTACAATGCACACATCCAGGAGGTTGGCACAGACAATGGACCAGCTGTTGTCTTTGTGGAGGAACTTGGACAAAa GCATAATGTTCAGCTGAAAAATCTTAAGCCGATCCCCTTAAACAGCAGTGCAGATGGTTGGAACACCGTTGCAGGGAAAAAGATAAAGAAGAGCTCTGCAGTTGCTACAG AGaaggattatagaggacagaagaATTATGCTAAAGCTTTAAAAGTTCAGCCTCTACCCTCTCGTCCACAACAATCTTCCTCAAACAAGCAGCAGGGGATAACTTCAGATCAAGCTACCCCGAGTGAGAACAAGGGACGGAGCAGAACTCCTCCAAAAGTGCCTGGAAG GAAGCTTGAGCAAAGTGACGAATCCAGTTATCTGAAGCGAGAGACCATTCACTTTGGTTTAACTCCTGAAGAACGCAGAGAGAAACAAGTGATTGAGGAATCCAAGTCATTGTATGAAATGCAAAACCGAGATGCTGATGCATTTCCTGCCCTCTCT GGTCCATCTGCTGATACTTCAGTACCGAGTCCTGATGTTTTACCATCAAAGGTCCCAGCTGTAACTTTtgaaaaaggcactaggaggAAATCTGAAGCTGAAGATCAGAAACCGAAAG CTGCCAAAGTAGCACAGCCTCCACAAGTCATAGAGGAGAAAGTAAGTGAG GAAAAAACCAAGCCACCCGCTACCTCTGATCCTGTTTTCTTACATGATGTCCCCGTTCTTCCAAGCCCTGCTGAACAGCAGACACCCACCACAGTGCCTTCTGTACCCAACGTGGTCTCGCCTTGGTCAG GGATTTCAGAGGAGATGCCTGCTTCACCCGTAGCTGGATCTGAACCTATATTACAACCTCAGGTGACATCTGCCGAGTTCTCACCACTTCCAGTTACAATTCCAGCAGTTACCCAGCCCTTACTGCCTATGCCACAGACACTGAGTGCTTACCAGGACCCTCTTTATCCTGGATTTCCTGTAAATGAAAAAGGAGAGAGAgccactgcccctcctccctacTCCCTTTGTAAGAATGGAGAAGACCTACCTACTG ATAAATCCATCATTCATTTCTTTTACAACCTCGGCATAAAG GCGTTTACTAGTCCAATGTGTCCTCCACACTTCTATCTCCATCCTCTCCACCAGGCCTATTTTAATAGTTACCGGATGTATCCAAATGTCCATGCTTATTCCCCAAATCATTGGGTGCAGGAAGCTGCTGTAAACCAAAGTGATGTAGATCCTCCAATCTTTGCCCATCAGAGTGTAGTGAGGAGTGATGATCCGGGCGAGCAGCCTGCAGGATTACATCCCCCCGTGGTTCACAGCCCACATGTCCAAACCCAAGTTATTGGTGAGGAAATGTCTCCACAACCTGATTCCTCAGAAGAAAAGTGCCATTTCCAATCACTGGGTACTGAATTTGACAAGCCCATGCTCCCCCCACCTGCATTTGGACACATGGGGCCGGTTCCAATAGCATCACCATTTTTCCCCCATGTATGGTATGGATATCCACATCAAGGGTTTATTGAAAACCCAATGGTACGGCATAACGTCTTCATCAACTCTCAGGATCCAAGTTTGTCTGAAAACATTTCTACAGGGGCTGTCTCAGAAAGTAATGTTGCTCAAGCAGCAATAAACCAGCCCCAGCAATTTGGGGGTGAATCAGTTAGGCCTCAGTTGCCGGCTGCTGCAATTGTTCTACCGTCTGGGTCAAATACCACAGCGGTAAAGGAGAAACCAAGTTCAGACAGAATGGAGCAGCAGAAGCTTCCAGCTAAATTGACTGATGATCAAGTGGCTCCATTGCAGGGCAAAAAATCCATAGAGAAGGAAGTGGTTTCAGTACCAGCAGTGGTGGCACCAATCATCCCTCATCctgaagggaggccgctacgaGCACGGGAAGAGAGCTCAGAGGACGAGCGGGAGGTATCCAACATGCTGAGCAGCGGAAGATCAAAACACTTTTACAATCAAACCTATGGTGGTAGGAGACCTCGAAATGATAGGTATTATCCTACCAACAGAGGAGGCTACCACTATACTAGAACTGATGAGGgctggaggggacacagaggccGAGAAGATGGCTCTTACAGAAATATGCGAGGCCGGCAAGGCCGAAGACGGCAATACGGGGACGTCTACAAACCGCAGCATGAATAG